From the genome of Carassius gibelio isolate Cgi1373 ecotype wild population from Czech Republic chromosome A18, carGib1.2-hapl.c, whole genome shotgun sequence:
CAGCAGAGGATTCTGCAGCCTTCCTCAACACTTATTAGTTATGTTCAGGATGTTCAGAAGAAAACTTAATGAACACTGCATGAGGGGGCTAGAAATGCGCCAAAGGAGGTCATGTACAGGACACATAAATTTAGCCCAATATACGGGACGGTTGGCAACCCTAGCTTTCCCTTGCCTGTTCTGGCATTCTGGCGCGCAGCAGCTGTCCACCATGTTGAAATAATAAGGTTTGTAAGGTCTAAAAGGGCTGGTTTTAAATTATTGTTGTACAACTGTCAATATTAATGCTACAGCCGCTCTAGCGCTCTCCTGATGGCCTTTCAAAATGGTGGAGTTTAGATTGTGTGATGTCAACCTTCCGGAGCTCTACagctatgtgaaaataagtgtataaatggaACAGTTCATTGTTGAAGCTGTGCTGGTGATCTGGATGACgggagagagagatgcagaacgTGTGCAGAATAGAGTGACATGAGGTACaggattgagaaccgctgcttttgaacattgattttgaaacttcTGAATCCATTAGAAGACAGAATCACGATTAAATAACCCATACTggttaaaaaacaatttatagcctgaatacactgtaagtcgctttggacagaagtgtctactaaatgcataaaaatgtaaatgtaaaaaaatatatatgaagacatttttaggTGCACCCTTATTTTTGTaactcttctctaaagcagcacagcatGGCTTAACCCAATTTGTTGCATGTTCCTGGGGGCAGGGTTTGTCATGTCACAAACCTGGGAAGTAACTCTTGTAGTCCCTAAGAGCCATTTTTGTAGACATTAAATTGCCAGAATTTTAATAGATAGATAATATCTcagtttgcattgaactttcagtgctgcaactttgcagatatggtttatgctcaaacagcaacattacacactaaagcccctttcacactgcacgttggaccagGAAAATTGATcctgggttggggacctagtaacattgtcGGGTTAGGTCCGGGAACAacctctgtgtgaacaaaagtctCAACTAATGCCATAAAGGGTGTGacgtagtgatgacgcacattATCGTGTGACCCTTCAACCGGGtcttttgaaggcagatcaaagttcggaaaaaaaataaaatatgtgcaaactgtaatgaggcagagatcagttagctccTCACTATCCACGCTGAAGCGGAGATCGTTCAcaagcttaagtgaaagttaacgtgcctagcgttttcgactcatacatcACACGTCAAATCCTGATATCACATGTCATTACAGGACCTTTactggttgtgtgtgaacgcacgcacatattccaggtattcactggcagtgtgaattggcaaaatctagtgacccgggaacaattgccgggacacattacccatgtattttccgtaatggcagtgtgaaagggactttactaacattaaaaaagtgaaatcgcaatcaaccacccctttaatgtGATCATGAGCCAAAATGTCACCTCCCCATCAAACAAGGTCAACACaatgtgaacaattttttttcttcatatttgttATTAGATTTCTAATAAAACACAGTATACAGAACAGTTGCAAACAAGCACAATTTGCATCTTATTTAcagcaactatatatatatatatatatatatatatatatatatatatatatatatatatatatatatattattaaattatatattatatttatatatagatatttatatattaccATCCACAACAGTTCGGTAGCCAGAATGTAATTATAGCATTGAAACCCAGAGGCTTTTTCCTTTAGCCTTTGCAATCAAACACATTGATCTGAAATGTACATATTTTACAGGTATCTTAAAAAATGGcttcatattttgttatttaactgTAATGATAACCCTCAATAGTTTTATTTTCACCCAAAGGGAACTTCAgcataaagaaattattattaaaaccaaTTTTTTTAGCAAGTGATTGCCACAGTTAGTCAGTGGCAATAAAAACATGTCCAAATGAGAAATAGCCATTAAGCTAACAAAaagtttttacagttttacagagAAGCCGAATTAAAAGGGCATGTTGGCCATACTTCCAGGCCCGTAGCCCAATGGGCTATCCAGTGACATGCTCCGTTGTCTAAGACTCTGGGGACCCATCATGCCCGACTGTGAATGTGGAGGTCCCATCATAGGCCCCTGAGGGGACATAAGGGCGCCCTGCTGGCCAAAGTGCTCCCCAGGAAGAGCCATTCCTCGCTGCTTAGCCTGCATCATCATTAGATTCTGCTGGGCTACAAGATTATGAGAATGCTGCTGTGGAGAAAGCATGCCACGAGGAGGGTGGGATGGGTGTTGTAAGAGGTTATTGGCCATCATGGCCTGCTGCTGATGGTGATGCTGTTGCTGGAGCTGTTGTTGTGGAGACATGCCTGTCCTGCCCATCATGTGTCCTGGATGGCATATAGGCCCCATCCCACCTCCTGATCCCATGCCCCTGGAGCCGATCTGAGGCATGCCCATACCAGGACGCATCCCACAATGTGAATGTGAAGGGTGTAGGGGTAGCTGTTGCTCAGCCATCATGTTCTGTAGGTTAGCAATATGGGGGTTGGAGGAGGGGACGTTGCTATGGGAAGGTCCAGATGAGGAGAGCTGTTTGAGCAGTTGAGCAGAAGAAGCCTGTGGAGGCAGCTGGCTCTGGTGAGGATTTTGCTGTGGCTGGGACATGGTTTCACTTTTAGGGAAGTACTGCAGGGTGCTACTGGGCTTGTCTGCAGGAATGATACGTGAAAGATCGAACTCGGGAATGCCTGTATGTGTTGGCCTGATGACCTCACTCAGGTCTGGACCATCACCCATGGGCATGGATGGAAAAGAGTCTGGTTGATGAGCAGGCCGCTGGTGAGACATGCCTTTGCTAAGAAGGTGCATCTGTTGGGGTGGTAAGACCTCTTCAGGGCGCTGGGGGTACTGCTGCCCCATTCCACCAATAGGGGAGTGAAGAGGTCCCTGCATGCGAGGGAATCCTCCCATCTGGTTTTGGAGATGCATTGGGGAAACATTACAGGGCCCTATTCCATCTGGAGGTCCCCCTCCACCTCCCATTATTGCTGAGGTCATTCCTGGCATTCCCATAGGGCTAGGGGATGGGAGCATAGGTCCAGAAGGATCGTGGGATAGCTGTGGGCCTCCTTGAAGAACCAATCCCATTGGACTTTGTGGACCACTGTTAGGTCCCATTACCATGTTGCCTACTGAAAAAAGGTTacatgtaatgattttaatgaaacttctcttttaaacaaacaaaacaattgtagAGGTTAAATATAACAGGGCATCAGAAAATGAtctggatattttttttcttatattatcACTTTCATGATACAGTGTTAGTTCTGGATTCTAAAACAGGTgataaaatgtactgtaaaatctgTACCTGACATGTTGATTCCAGGAAGGAGGGGTCTGTCGGGTAGCATCTCATCATCTGATGTGGCGATTGTCTTGATGGCATCATGGTAAAGTGGAGTGGAGCTAGGCATGGCATACTTTGACATCTGAGACATTATAAGGGATAAAGGATTCTGGGAGGGAAGGGCATCTGATGAGGATGTGAAAGACATGCTAGGATTGATAGAGTTGGAAGGCTGACTGATGGGCGTTGAGTTGGAACTCCTAGGTGGCAGGGACATGCCTAATATAAACAAAAgaattacatataaaaaacatGTGATTCATGTTAAAGCATAAATATTCACAAAGCCACAAAAATCTGAAAAGTTTTTCATATTTCAATGAATCAGTACTTGTACCTTTACCTGTATCAGTGGAGCTGCTCCCTCCATTGCCTGTGACCTTGACACTAGGAGGCCTTCCAGGGCTAGGCATAGTAGTCTTGGGTGAAGCATTCCAGCCAGGTGAAGCAACAGGCATAGTTGGAGATTTAAGGTGTCCAGGGGAGCCAGATGGTGAGTGAAGACCAAGAGAAGGGCCCATTACCTGGGGGGACTTGATAGAGGTTGAAGAGGGTGTTCCAGCCCCAGAGGCTGCTGGTAGAGGAGGGTGAGTTGGACCACTCTGTGGTAGTTGGCTGGGGGATTTCAGGCCTACTGCAGAAGGTGAAGGCATGAGGGGTGATGGCTCCTGACTAAGTGAGGGTGATTTGAGCTGGTGAGATGGGGGTATAGCTGGGGAACCCATTGGGTTAACACCAATGGGCAGGTCGGAAACATGTCGGGCACCAAGTTCAGTACCCCTTGAGCCACTGTTGATGGGAATGTGACTAAGTCTTGAGGTGTTGCTCATGTGGGGAGGACCTGGCTGGTCTGGTCCAAATATATCAGGACCTGGCTGATGCATATATGAGCCATCACCTTGACTACCAGGAAAGCTCTGGTTGGGGAACTGAAGAGGTCCATCTGGGCCAGGGATCATTCCTTTGTTAGCACCACCCCGGCCATTTTGTAAAGCCCTAATGCGGGAGATGTCATCAGGGTTCAACATCTCCCCAAATTGTCTACCGATTCCAGGACCCCCCCTCAACTTCTGAGCCAACAACTGCTGTCCCTGTGGATTCATATTCATGACCATATCCAGGTTACCCCCTAAAGAAGAGTCAACTATGTCTCTCATTGTGGGGCCACCATCACTGCCTACTCCACCAATAGGAGAGCCCATTATAGTCCGAGAACCAGGAAAGTCCATTGGATCACCACGGGAGGGCAGGCCTCCTCCCATTCCAGGATTGGGGAAGCCAGGTCCCCCAGTGTTATCCGTCATTCTAGGACCTCCAAGCCCTGCCTGCTGCTGCTGTCTGGACATTTGCTGCAAGTCCAATCTATGGAGTCTGCGGAACATCTCTTCTCGTGTTATGGGGCGATCCAAATCACCCTGAAAGGGCTGGGGAGGTCCCCCATGTCCCCCTGGAGGATAGCACCCATGAAATTGGCCTCCACCACCCATGTTTGGAGGCATATCATCTAACCAACCCATGCCTGGCCTTGGAGGTCTTTGAGGCCCCAACCCCTCCATACCTAAAACTCCTCCAGGACTTTCTGGGTAACCCCCACCCCCTGAAGGACCTCGCATCTGTCCAAGAAATCTTGGCCCTCGAGGACTTTCCTGATGCATGTCCTTCATTCGTGAATTTCCTCCCATTCCACCCCCTACTATTGGCCCTGGCCCCCACTGTTGATCACCAGGTTTACTATGATATGGTGGTGGGGGTCCTCTCATCAGCATTGGAGGCCCCCCAGGCATGCCCATCTCAGGCATCATGCGGAAATGCTGGGTATGCTGGTGGGGGTTCATCTCATGTTGCCGCCTTTTCTCCTGGTAGTACTCTTCTTGTAGCTTCCTCCAAGCTAGTTGCTCTGGTGTTACACCTTCGGGTCCCAGAAGTGGCCCCATGTCTAACCCTGAGGGTGAGGAGAGGTGGTGGGAATGTGGTGGCATACCATGGTGTGGGCCCATCAGTGAGTCATCCAAACCAGGCCCACCAAGATTCTGTGTCTGTGAGATGATAGACTGTAACGGCTCCTCATACTTTTTCATTCCACCAACAGGGGCCATACCAGGCATAGCGGCATTGTTGCTATGGCAATTAGCAGTATTCCCCATACCATTTTCACCATCTTCCAAACCTCTGACTCCatcattactattattgttgttgatATTAGTGCCATTAGGATTGCCATTAGGACCTCTTGGTTCCTCATGGTCTGCACCGGCTCCACTACGAAGAAGCAACCTCTCAATGTCTCGAAGAGTCTGTAAAGAGCGTTCACGATGTTCCAGCTGCTCTTTAGAGAGGCCATGTGTGTTTCCTGGCCCTCCATGCTGGCCCTGTTCACTCTGATGGTGTGCAGATAATGCAGAGGGACTAGACGATGGAGACACACCTGCACCATGGTGAGGAATCGTACCTGGCATGTCCACTCCTTCTGGTCCTGAAACTCCCACAGACAGTGGGCCTGAATTTCCTTGGCCCAGTGAATGAACTGCAGAGCGGCTGTTGCTGTTTGAAATTCCTCCTCCTCGGTGGGTTTGGGCTGTCTCACCATCTGGATGGCCTGTGGAAGAAGGAGTACTGGTGCCTGGAAGATGTCCTCCCACTGCTCCACCAACAGAAGCTGGCCGGGGTGTACCGCTTTGGGATTTGGGTGTGCCAATGGGCGGACTGTGACTAGAGCTGATCTGCTCTGTCAGGTTGGAGAGTTTTCCAATGACAGAAGACTGCTCCGACAGATAAAAATGATAATAGAGAAAGAAAGGGGTGTTGTTAATGCCATTATTAATCTCAGTTCAATACATCACAAAATACTTGAACTGTATTGTTTCTCATcaaaacagaaacaggaacaaaGATGAGCATTGTGATTTAAATAGCAATTTAAACAAATACGGTGCCTCATGCCACCAAGCACCTGCAATTTTTCCACTCTAGTTTAGTTTTTTAAGATCATACACACATGGCTCattattacaaacaaacaaacaaacaaacaaacccatgTAATTGTCTAacttaatataacaaaaataggAAGGCACGTAGGTAACACCATGTGTCTAACATATAGACAGACCTGTTCCAGCTTGGTACGAGGGACATTCTGCTGGTGATACAAAAGGATGGATTCTGTGTGGCCATGCATCACTGCTTCTGCAGCACTGCAGAAAAAAAGGTGTTGTTAAATCTACTTAACAAagaagatatgaaaaaaaaaatgtttcctgtgATTTTCATAGTTTTCTATTCAGTCATGGAACAATGACTTGTAAAAGAACACTCCTATATCTGTTCAGAGTGTAGTGAAAAATTGGCTGCTAAGATAAAACGTGCATATTAATCGTCTCCTTTTTTGTGGCTTTAATGGAAATTTCTGGCTTAGACATGGCAATGTATGGTAAATATCCCATTCAAAATGGTCTTGCAAGCACTGAAACtacttcagttaaaaaaaaaaaaaaaaaaaaaaaaaaaaaaaaaaattaaaatcatactGACCTGTTGGCTAGGCTGGTGGTGAAGACATACACTACTTGCTGAGGGGGCCGAGGATGCAGATCTGTGCGAATACCAGGTCCATGGACAGAACCTAATGCTGGACCTCCTGGATCACTAACATGGCCTGTGGATGAACCAGGGTGGCCTTGACTAGGACACATCACATGCTCACCTGAGAAGATAAGACAAAAAAAGTGAATGAgtgataaaatatttgtaatggttGAAAAATAATCTTGTTACATACAGTATTTATAGGTTTTTCACCTGATGTCATATGTAAGTGTTTTATAGACgaaataaaaatgtcaatccAAAAACCTAAATGTTTGTTTACTACCAAAAAATCTTCCAGAAAACCACAAGGAGGAGCTAAATCCCACAGAAAACTTCCCAGAGCTTCCGTTCCATTATGAACATTAGTTGGCTTAGCATTTATTTCATGAATTTATGTGGGCAGATACGAAACACTGAAGATTTgtacaaaatagaaaaaataaacagGCCTTGTTCTGTCTCGTGAATGTCACacaaaatacatgtaaatgtggtTGTATATTTGTGAACAGAAAACTTTGATTCATCTTAATGTCTTTAAAATTTTGAAATGAGTCGGGCAAGACCAAGGTTACAGAGTGGGATATTTTCCTTAAATCGCAATACGGAGTTTGTCAGTGGTGTTGTGTTGCGCTTGTGCAGGTAATGTTTCATGACACACCTTCAGTCACGTGTCTATACACAGATGAGGAAGACTGAGTTTACTTCACAAGAGGGCACAATAGCTTTTAAGGCTCACTGGCATCTCTTATACTATTAAATGGCAAGTTCACAGTCAGATGGCAACAATATACTTTCACATTTCTAATATTTCAATtgcttttcatatatatatagctgtagTTGATGAATGCCTTGGGAAGCATACTAAACCCATACTAGTTTAGAGAAGCTGTTGGGGTGAATtatcaaaattataatttgtttaaaataagtatttttatgaCGCAGATTCACTCCACCataattatctttattttattgcattggtAGTTTCATACACTTTAATATTCAGACATACTATACTGATGATACACACGAGAACCAATGAAATTGAAATGCTGTCAGTATAGATAAAATCCGCATTTGTTGATTTCTGCATCTTTAATATGATCCATTATACACTGCTGCattttatacatataattttattgAAGTGGCATAAAAACTGATATTAATATGGAATGACTAGGAAACAGCAGAACAGTTCATAACCGTTACTAGGGCTGTTTGTGTTCCTATCGGTTTTTTGTTTGCCATGCAAACAAGTCTTCAAATGGCTCTCTCAACTTTTCTCTGGTACAGAATAGCAGGGCGCATACACACTCCAGGATTGTTGTCAGCAACCGACAGATGcacaatcatacacacacacacacacacacagagagagagagagagagagagagagagagagagagagagagagaatgtaaaGCTTTGAAGATGACACTAAAGCAGTCTTGGAGAGTTTGAGTGTAAGGATTCACAGTGGAAGACAAATGATTGTTTTAACATCTGACAGTTGGCCAAAATCTTAAATGATGTGCATTTATAAAAGAAGTTTTTTTGGCTAACATACAgttattctatttaaacttacaATTATTATTGTTCTAAGAGTAACATTTCTGACTGTAATTCTCTTAGAGCTTTCAGGCTATATGCAACAAACTCAGACATTCAGACTGCTCTGAATCAGATCGCTATCTGTTTTCTAGCTGATAGGATTTATGGAAGAATATTCCGGACTATTTTTAAAAGGAatttctaattgttttttttttttcaattgcattAATTGCATAAATTGTGacataatccatccatccatctgtcaacATTACATTCAAACTTCAAGCTAATGAAACAAAAATTCTGGTCAGGATTTTCAAGACAACAAAGTTTTGATGCCTTTTCTTATCTAGTAGtgcatttattctttattttgtcTGACAAATGTAATTATCAGatcatttctatttaaaatacttttttttatatatatacatgtattcaTAATAGACCCTTCACATTTACAAGGTTCTCAAAAGTTGTCATAGTTAAGTCATCTTTTACGGTAGAGAATAGAAACTACAACAAATATAATTTCTGTTTCTCTTTGTTCCAAcagcaaaagaaaaaaggaaaaaatatatattttatatgtccaATTCTCGCTATATTAACCAACAATTGACTATGAATTTTGCCTCCTAATTTGCTGCACATTAattgttaataaagtaattaagtttaggccaatatgctagtaatatgcatgttagttaatagtgagaatttctccttaaaataaagtgttcttaaaacatttattataggtCAGAGGAGAAAAAGATGTCAAATTTGCCGTCCCTCCCTCAGCTGCTGTATCAGACACACGCATTCTGAAGCATTATCCAGTTTTCTCTGTTTAATGCCAGTGTAATATAACACAAAGTATAgtgttttcaatttaaaaaattcAGTCCtatcttggtttttttttttttttttttttacatttgatgtgAGCTGAATTGcaacatttagctttttttttttttttttacgacaaCAACATCAACCAGATGTCTGTGTAAACAGTCTACAGGAAGAAGCATTCATTAAGCTTTATAAGAACAGGCTCTGACTGGCAGGCTGtacttaatgtgtgtgtgtgtgtgtgtgtgtgtgtgtgtgtgtgaactcacgGTGCGTTGCAGAAAGGGGtttctcatcctcttcctcagttTCGGCTCCTGAGCACCATTCATCACCACTGTATGGCTGTTTTCTCTCCAGCACACACCGGCGTTTGCTGCGCATCACGCCCTCTACTGGACATCATTGGGAAATAAACCAAAACATaacaaatgtaaacatatttcgAATCATATTTATGTAAGACAACATGGTTTCTGTCCACACTGATATAAGCAAATGCCCACAAACTGCCTcggaaaacacatttaaaatgagtAGTATTCTCACATACTACAGACAGAGTACTCCAGAAATGTTTTGGCATTTAAGAGGCATGAGAGGAGGACACAAGGCCTCCAAAGCCTTGAAACATCCCCTAACCTTGAATACCAGACACAGTGAGGGAGtacacgagggagagagagcacagTGTTAGGTTGTGGTGTCCGTGTTGGCGGCGGGCAGAGATAAAGAGCTGACCTTTTCTGCATCCTCTTTTGTTCCCAGCATACATCAGTTTACGTAAATGAGTgtgtcagctctctctctctctggtctaCTTTCTCTTCAATCATTGGCTCTTTCCAGGTGTGGCAGTCCAGATGTCTGAAGTGAATGACTTGCATTTCATTTGAATGTCTTTCTGTTTGCTTTTCTACCGGATGAACAATATTTACAGAGAATATGATAAAGAGCTGGACAGTGATCACTTCTGACCCTCTTTACTCTTAAAAACCAAGGTTATTATATTAACCAAAGTTAGAACTGAACTAAAAGTAAAATCAGACATTCCCTCATATcttaacaaataaattacatgacAGTTGTTAatcattcctttaaaaaaaaaaaatcatatatatatatatatatatatatatatatatatatatatatatatatatatatatatatatatatatatatatatatatatatatattaatcatttgtaataatataaaaaaaatatgattattgaatatcattcataataataatacattttaataatgaaataatcttttaaaaaaactaacaaaggtcattacaaaacatcaaaaaaaaaaaaaaaattccttcgtATTCATTGATTAACATGATAAAATGTATAAGTATactccaataataataaaaagtaaaacatattaaaaataaaatatttaaatatgatatacaaatatttaattgttgATCAGTACTACTAtgattatatatagagagagggagagagattttcagttttcagacAGACAAGTTTTCTATTTTATGCTTTATCTTTACTTCGTTTTATAGTTTAACATGATCATATGTATTAGTGTAATCAAAcaattaataatagttaattttaaggggttttaaaactaaattaatctgCCAATGAGGTTAGAAAAATGACCTTTTCAAAGgggaaataattttttctttctgtttttatgaccctactggcagatatttgttcttgtttaaccATAAACTTTTTTTCACTTAGAcaaatttctcagaaaacaacagcatatcagatatttgtactaaaaaaaaaaaaaaaaaaaaaatacagaagtattcattttttgcaatgcatgcagcatttaatgccatgacttttttttttttttgaattcatGGAAAGTTGaattaaagtgccccattatgccatttttaagacTCCTTATATAGTTTTGGGAGTCACctacaacaggtttacatgcatgcaaacatttttttttttttttcaaaatatgcatctgatatcacttcattttccAATGATTTTCAAATGATTCTTTCGAAGCAGTtctaagattcagtctctctaaatcCCTCCTTCCTGTGGGTccactctgctctgattggtcagatggtcTCAACTGTTGTGACTGGTCTAGCTTGTTCAGTGTGTGTCAGAAACCGTATGATTATTGCCATAATTCAGCTGCTCCAGATAAGCTGGGTATTGAGCCATCTTTCAAGAGCAAGAGTTTTGTGAATCCCACAATGAACTCCCcgagttaaagctgcagtaggtaacttttgtaaaaatatattttttacatatttgttaaacctgtcattatgtcctgacataAGAATATGAGACagtaatctgtgaaaaaaaatcaagctcctctggctcctcccagtgtcctattgccattttgcagaaagtcatccgctcccggtaaaaaacaaccaatcagagctgcggtccgtaactttgtttgtgttcaaaatgtagaaaaatgtatatattaagcgagtacaccatgaatccgttttccaaaccgtgtttttggcttgtcctgaatcactagggtacatctataaaaagtgtttatattcggactattttagattgcttcgggggtaccgcggcggagtaacccagtacctttgtgattcttcatagacaataaacagagagaagtagttccggctacaatgttcttctgcaaaatgcaagcagttctgtttattaaccgctagagcgtcaaaagttccctaccgcagctttaaaaggtccccttcttcgtgattccatgttttaaactttagttagtgtgtaatgttgttgttagagtataaataatatctgtaaaattctaaagctcaaagttcaatgccaagcgagatatttgatttaacagaattcgcctacaaaaaacgacccgtttggactacatccttctagttcctgcaggaatggcgtcactaaaacagtttttttgactaacctccgcccacatgaattcacaaacagggggtgtggccttgttgcgctccgacggagaagaaggaagagctgtttgt
Proteins encoded in this window:
- the LOC127933820 gene encoding B-cell CLL/lymphoma 9-like protein isoform X2; the encoded protein is MHSESKLSNHGKQVTSGAQSQLPNVNQALQQGPAGNQGSKGSGSGNHGVKSNQISPSNPGLKSLNQSGGGVGGIMKTKAKRERSVSMDTGDQRESLTPVLEPDAKVEGVMRSKRRCVLERKQPYSGDEWCSGAETEEEDEKPLSATHREHVMCPSQGHPGSSTGHVSDPGGPALGSVHGPGIRTDLHPRPPQQVVYVFTTSLANSAAEAVMHGHTESILLYHQQNVPRTKLEQSSVIGKLSNLTEQISSSHSPPIGTPKSQSGTPRPASVGGAVGGHLPGTSTPSSTGHPDGETAQTHRGGGISNSNSRSAVHSLGQGNSGPLSVGVSGPEGVDMPGTIPHHGAGVSPSSSPSALSAHHQSEQGQHGGPGNTHGLSKEQLEHRERSLQTLRDIERLLLRSGAGADHEEPRGPNGNPNGTNINNNNSNDGVRGLEDGENGMGNTANCHSNNAAMPGMAPVGGMKKYEEPLQSIISQTQNLGGPGLDDSLMGPHHGMPPHSHHLSSPSGLDMGPLLGPEGVTPEQLAWRKLQEEYYQEKRRQHEMNPHQHTQHFRMMPEMGMPGGPPMLMRGPPPPYHSKPGDQQWGPGPIVGGGMGGNSRMKDMHQESPRGPRFLGQMRGPSGGGGYPESPGGVLGMEGLGPQRPPRPGMGWLDDMPPNMGGGGQFHGCYPPGGHGGPPQPFQGDLDRPITREEMFRRLHRLDLQQMSRQQQQAGLGGPRMTDNTGGPGFPNPGMGGGLPSRGDPMDFPGSRTIMGSPIGGVGSDGGPTMRDIVDSSLGGNLDMVMNMNPQGQQLLAQKLRGGPGIGRQFGEMLNPDDISRIRALQNGRGGANKGMIPGPDGPLQFPNQSFPGSQGDGSYMHQPGPDIFGPDQPGPPHMSNTSRLSHIPINSGSRGTELGARHVSDLPIGVNPMGSPAIPPSHQLKSPSLSQEPSPLMPSPSAVGLKSPSQLPQSGPTHPPLPAASGAGTPSSTSIKSPQVMGPSLGLHSPSGSPGHLKSPTMPVASPGWNASPKTTMPSPGRPPSVKVTGNGGSSSTDTGMSLPPRSSNSTPISQPSNSINPSMSFTSSSDALPSQNPLSLIMSQMSKYAMPSSTPLYHDAIKTIATSDDEMLPDRPLLPGINMSGNMVMGPNSGPQSPMGLVLQGGPQLSHDPSGPMLPSPSPMGMPGMTSAIMGGGGGPPDGIGPCNVSPMHLQNQMGGFPRMQGPLHSPIGGMGQQYPQRPEEVLPPQQMHLLSKGMSHQRPAHQPDSFPSMPMGDGPDLSEVIRPTHTGIPEFDLSRIIPADKPSSTLQYFPKSETMSQPQQNPHQSQLPPQASSAQLLKQLSSSGPSHSNVPSSNPHIANLQNMMAEQQLPLHPSHSHCGMRPGMGMPQIGSRGMGSGGGMGPICHPGHMMGRTGMSPQQQLQQQHHHQQQAMMANNLLQHPSHPPRGMLSPQQHSHNLVAQQNLMMMQAKQRGMALPGEHFGQQGALMSPQGPMMGPPHSQSGMMGPQSLRQRSMSLDSPLGYGPGSMANMPF
- the LOC127933820 gene encoding B-cell CLL/lymphoma 9-like protein isoform X1, with the translated sequence MHSESKLSNHGKQVTSGAQSQLPNVNQALQQGPAGNQGSKGSGSGNHGVKSNQISPSNPGLKSLNQSGGGVGGIMKTKAKRERSVSMDTGDQRESLTPVLEPDAKVEGVMRSKRRCVLERKQPYSGDEWCSGAETEEEDEKPLSATHREHVMCPSQGHPGSSTGHVSDPGGPALGSVHGPGIRTDLHPRPPQQVVYVFTTSLANSAAEAVMHGHTESILLYHQQNVPRTKLEQSSVIGKLSNLTEQISSSHSPPIGTPKSQSGTPRPASVGGAVGGHLPGTSTPSSTGHPDGETAQTHRGGGISNSNSRSAVHSLGQGNSGPLSVGVSGPEGVDMPGTIPHHGAGVSPSSSPSALSAHHQSEQGQHGGPGNTHGLSKEQLEHRERSLQTLRDIERLLLRSGAGADHEEPRGPNGNPNGTNINNNNSNDGVRGLEDGENGMGNTANCHSNNAAMPGMAPVGGMKKYEEPLQSIISQTQNLGGPGLDDSLMGPHHGMPPHSHHLSSPSGLDMGPLLGPEGVTPEQLAWRKLQEEYYQEKRRQHEMNPHQHTQHFRMMPEMGMPGGPPMLMRGPPPPYHSKPGDQQWGPGPIVGGGMGGNSRMKDMHQESPRGPRFLGQMRGPSGGGGYPESPGGVLGMEGLGPQRPPRPGMGWLDDMPPNMGGGGQFHGCYPPGGHGGPPQPFQGDLDRPITREEMFRRLHRLDLQQMSRQQQQAGLGGPRMTDNTGGPGFPNPGMGGGLPSRGDPMDFPGSRTIMGSPIGGVGSDGGPTMRDIVDSSLGGNLDMVMNMNPQGQQLLAQKLRGGPGIGRQFGEMLNPDDISRIRALQNGRGGANKGMIPGPDGPLQFPNQSFPGSQGDGSYMHQPGPDIFGPDQPGPPHMSNTSRLSHIPINSGSRGTELGARHVSDLPIGVNPMGSPAIPPSHQLKSPSLSQEPSPLMPSPSAVGLKSPSQLPQSGPTHPPLPAASGAGTPSSTSIKSPQVMGPSLGLHSPSGSPGHLKSPTMPVASPGWNASPKTTMPSPGRPPSVKVTGNGGSSSTDTGMSLPPRSSNSTPISQPSNSINPSMSFTSSSDALPSQNPLSLIMSQMSKYAMPSSTPLYHDAIKTIATSDDEMLPDRPLLPGINMSVGNMVMGPNSGPQSPMGLVLQGGPQLSHDPSGPMLPSPSPMGMPGMTSAIMGGGGGPPDGIGPCNVSPMHLQNQMGGFPRMQGPLHSPIGGMGQQYPQRPEEVLPPQQMHLLSKGMSHQRPAHQPDSFPSMPMGDGPDLSEVIRPTHTGIPEFDLSRIIPADKPSSTLQYFPKSETMSQPQQNPHQSQLPPQASSAQLLKQLSSSGPSHSNVPSSNPHIANLQNMMAEQQLPLHPSHSHCGMRPGMGMPQIGSRGMGSGGGMGPICHPGHMMGRTGMSPQQQLQQQHHHQQQAMMANNLLQHPSHPPRGMLSPQQHSHNLVAQQNLMMMQAKQRGMALPGEHFGQQGALMSPQGPMMGPPHSQSGMMGPQSLRQRSMSLDSPLGYGPGSMANMPF